A stretch of Vigna angularis cultivar LongXiaoDou No.4 chromosome 4, ASM1680809v1, whole genome shotgun sequence DNA encodes these proteins:
- the LOC108332175 gene encoding uncharacterized protein LOC108332175 gives MLNDDWVRAAMTDETVVVEVLLRLKQTVSTKSHHHRAPLSWAVKQPRSRSRLTAAVSRCDAAVSTRCSPTTPLSWSSGASPSATADGYEDSGRQHHAARSKATATSGYTGNSASTKRCRRKKTFAELKEEESSLLKERIYLKKEIATINANFEAERAKNESLKRMKLDIGSKSQKNPSSTSVEPQCTVAGQPHQRIVSPVALIRTAQDDTRSQASESRPNEIESTGERFFLIPDLNMTPSDDVSCTDALC, from the exons ATGCTGAACGACGACTGGGTGAGAGCGGCCATGACGGACGAAACCGTCGTCGTCGAAGTTCTCCTACGACTCAAGCAAACCGTTTCCACCAAATCTCACCACCACCGCGCCCCTCTCTCCTGGGCGGTCAAACAGCCCCGCTCAAGATCAAGGCTCACCGCTGCCGTCTCTCGCTGCGACGCCGCCGTTTCAACCAGATGCAGTCCCACCACGCCGCTCTCTTGGAGCAGCGGTGCCTCCCCATCCGCCACCGCCGACGGTTACGAAGACTCCGGCCGCCAACACCATGCCGCCAGATCCAAG GCCACTGCCACAAGTGGATACACTGGCAACTCAGCTTCAACCAAGAGGTGCAGAAGAAAAAAG ACCTTTGCTGAACTAAAGGAAGAGGAAAGCTCCCTGCTAAAGGAAAGGATATATTTGAAAAAG GAAATTGCAACGATAAATGCAAATTTTGAGGCAGAGAGAGCTAAAAATGAGAGTTTGAAGAGGATGAAG cTCGATATCGGATCAAAATCTCAGAAGAATCCAAGTTCAACGTCTGTTGAACCACAGTGTACTGTTGCTGGTCAACCCCATCAGAGAATAGTGTCTCCGGTGGCCCTCATACGTACCGCTCAAGACGATACTCGTTCACAAGCATCAGAATCGAGGCCAAACGAGATAGAATCAACCGGGGAAAGGTTTTTCTTGATACCGGATCTAAATATGACGCCATCGGATGATGTTTCTTGCACTGACGCTCTATGTTGA
- the LOC108330501 gene encoding uncharacterized protein LOC108330501: MDKYPYLDSEINSDFISEFSYSLKEVGEGDYTDQFSTAHADLIEWVRKIAFDLGFVVVIIRSDTTTGEAGRKTFILLGCESSGKYRKYKPDVQPSFSGTRKCECLFRLRGKPKGDGWVLKVMCGYHNHELA; the protein is encoded by the coding sequence atGGATAAGTATCCATATTTGGATTCTGAAATAAATTCTGATTTTATATCGGAGTTTTCTTATTCTTTAAAAGAAGTGGGTGAGGGTGATTACACAGATCAATTTTCCACTGCACACGCCGATTTAATTGAATGGGTTCGAAAAATTGCATTTGATCTTGGATTTGTTGTCGTCATTATAAGATCTGACACAACAACTGGTGAAGCTGGTAGAAAGACATTTATTTTGTTAGGCTGTGAAAGCAGCGGGAAGTATAGGAAGTATAAGCCAGATGTTCAACCTAGTTTCTCTGGCACAAGAAAATGTGAGTGTCTGTTTAGGTTGAGGGGTAAACCTAAAGGAGATGGTTGGGTGTTAAAGGTTATGTGTGGCTATCACAACCATGAATTAGCATAG